A genome region from Pirellulales bacterium includes the following:
- a CDS encoding DegT/DnrJ/EryC1/StrS family aminotransferase yields the protein MPSLYDRLGVPKLINAAGTLTRLGGSLMDAEVVAAMAEASRSFVRMDQLHAAAGERIAELTGAAAGLVTTGAAASLTLSAAACLAGTDFARMDRLPDTSDMPNEIVIPRSHRNGYDHALRAAGARLVEVGLAERTRDPQPWEIAAAVNDRTVAIAFSVGFSPLPLEEVVVVAREHGVPVIVDASAALPPRGNLRKFITAGADLVAYSGGKAIRGPQASGILCGRRDLVASAALQMWDMDFLPELWNPPPALVDPAIVKRGVPNHGLGRAMKVGKEEIAGLLVALERFVAGDDTADRTRLAAVTKQIAAGLGDLPGASVSLVEREELWPVVRLEFASTAPKCAIEVARALESGSPPVYLATGDAHMGRLGIDPFCVQPGEAEVVVERVRAAFDS from the coding sequence ATGCCTTCGCTCTACGACCGCCTGGGTGTTCCGAAGCTCATTAACGCCGCAGGCACGTTGACCCGGCTGGGTGGGTCGTTGATGGACGCCGAGGTCGTCGCGGCAATGGCCGAGGCCTCGCGCAGCTTCGTGCGGATGGATCAATTGCACGCCGCAGCGGGAGAGCGCATTGCCGAACTGACCGGTGCCGCAGCGGGACTGGTCACCACGGGCGCCGCCGCATCGCTAACGCTCTCCGCCGCGGCCTGTCTGGCGGGCACGGATTTCGCGCGCATGGACCGGCTGCCCGACACGTCGGACATGCCCAACGAGATCGTCATTCCGCGCTCGCACCGAAACGGCTACGACCACGCGCTGCGCGCGGCCGGAGCGCGCCTGGTCGAGGTTGGCCTGGCCGAACGGACGCGCGATCCGCAGCCGTGGGAGATCGCGGCCGCCGTCAATGACCGCACGGTGGCGATCGCGTTTTCGGTCGGCTTCTCACCGCTGCCGCTCGAGGAAGTCGTTGTCGTCGCCCGAGAGCACGGCGTGCCGGTGATCGTCGATGCTTCGGCGGCGCTACCGCCACGTGGCAATCTGCGAAAGTTCATCACGGCCGGCGCCGACCTGGTGGCCTATAGCGGTGGCAAGGCGATTCGCGGCCCCCAAGCGTCGGGCATCCTCTGCGGTCGGCGCGATCTGGTGGCTTCGGCCGCGTTGCAAATGTGGGACATGGATTTTTTGCCCGAGCTGTGGAACCCGCCGCCGGCGCTCGTCGATCCCGCGATTGTTAAGCGAGGCGTTCCCAACCACGGCCTGGGGCGTGCCATGAAAGTCGGCAAGGAGGAAATCGCGGGGTTGCTCGTGGCGCTCGAACGATTCGTTGCCGGTGATGATACGGCCGACCGCACGCGACTCGCGGCGGTCACGAAGCAAATCGCGGCCGGTCTTGGCGATCTGCCGGGCGCGTCGGTCTCGCTGGTCGAGCGCGAGGAGCTGTGGCCGGTGGTGCGCTTGGAGTTTGCTTCGACGGCGCCAAAGTGCGCGATCGAAGTCGCCCGCGCGCTAGAAAGCGGCTCGCCGCCGGTCTATCTGGCCACCGGCGACGCGCACATGGGGCGCCTGGGGATCGATCCGTTTTGCGTGCAGCCGGGTGAGGCCGAGGTGGTCGTCGAGCGTGTGCGCGCGGCTTTCGACTCCTGA
- a CDS encoding enoyl-CoA hydratase-related protein: MSTTAATPSVLSEIKDSVKWIWFNRPQVKNALTPEVADQMRAEIEKAADEGARVVVISGKGGAFCSGADLKAVAPRLGETVSVKDILLNHYHPLVLAMTRLPLPVIAAVDGASAGIGCDIALAADIRLVSERGFFAEIFVNINLMPDGGGSFTLSRLVGTGRALEMAMTGCRVPADDAERWGLANHVYPSEGFEAAVQQFAAQLAAKAPLSIAQSKAAIRQNQNPVTFEQALKHEAVTQQTLCETHDFGEGVMAFLEKRKANYQGR; the protein is encoded by the coding sequence ATGTCGACTACAGCCGCCACGCCCAGCGTCTTGTCGGAAATCAAGGATTCCGTGAAGTGGATCTGGTTCAACCGTCCGCAGGTGAAAAATGCGCTGACGCCCGAGGTGGCCGACCAGATGCGCGCCGAAATCGAAAAGGCCGCCGACGAGGGAGCCCGGGTGGTCGTCATCAGCGGCAAGGGGGGCGCGTTTTGCTCCGGCGCCGATTTGAAGGCCGTGGCGCCGCGGCTGGGCGAAACCGTGAGCGTCAAGGACATTCTGCTGAACCATTATCATCCGCTGGTGCTGGCGATGACCCGGCTGCCGCTGCCGGTGATCGCGGCCGTCGACGGCGCGTCGGCCGGCATCGGCTGCGATATCGCGCTTGCCGCGGATATTCGCCTCGTTAGTGAGCGCGGCTTCTTCGCCGAAATCTTCGTGAATATCAACCTCATGCCGGACGGCGGCGGATCGTTCACGTTGTCACGGCTCGTAGGCACGGGTCGGGCCTTGGAAATGGCCATGACCGGTTGCCGCGTGCCGGCCGACGATGCCGAGCGCTGGGGCCTGGCGAATCACGTCTACCCGTCCGAAGGTTTCGAGGCGGCGGTGCAGCAATTCGCGGCGCAGTTGGCCGCGAAGGCGCCCTTATCGATCGCGCAGTCAAAGGCCGCCATTCGCCAGAATCAGAACCCCGTCACGTTCGAGCAGGCCCTCAAGCACGAGGCGGTCACGCAGCAAACGCTGTGCGAAACGCACGATTTCGGCGAAGGCGTGATGGCCTTTCTGGAAAAGCGCAAGGCGAATTACCAGGGCAGGTAA